The following are encoded together in the Candidatus Tumulicola sp. genome:
- a CDS encoding DUF1501 domain-containing protein has translation MKRLNFLAGTLSGLSVVASGDHFFAKALAQSPLPGLPGGDNRTLVLVNLIGGNDGLNCVVPHGNSQYYRVRPSLAIASSDVLHINSQVGFNPRMRSLKGLYDKGMVAVVQGVGYPDPNHSHFRSSEIWQTAAPETYMHTGWLGRYLDSAGLPDKNLFKGVAISQVLPEALVSERIDVPTIANLNHYGLVSDQDPYSRNAFAQDAHDRSLLFQSPYLGQVMQIEDHAQRGSEELPHLIGGYRTQASYPSSTIGKSLALAAQIIGSNIGTRVLYVSHGSFDTHVNQVQTQNNLLGQLSDALSAFYTDLAAHGNDKRVLTMTFSEFGRRIEENGARGTDHGEASPLFMVGGGVKGGVYGSDPDLNNTNMGNVKFSTDFRSVYATVLERWLGRPSAPVLGGQFSKLPILA, from the coding sequence ATGAAACGTCTTAATTTTCTAGCGGGAACGCTTTCCGGACTCAGCGTGGTCGCAAGCGGCGATCATTTCTTCGCCAAGGCGCTCGCGCAATCGCCGCTGCCCGGTTTACCCGGCGGCGACAATCGTACGCTAGTGCTGGTGAATCTCATCGGCGGTAACGACGGTCTGAACTGCGTCGTACCGCACGGAAATTCCCAATACTATCGCGTGCGTCCGTCGCTGGCGATCGCATCGAGCGATGTGTTGCACATCAACTCGCAGGTCGGCTTCAATCCGAGGATGCGTTCGCTGAAGGGCTTATACGATAAGGGAATGGTCGCGGTGGTTCAGGGCGTCGGTTATCCGGACCCGAATCATTCGCACTTCCGTTCGAGCGAAATCTGGCAGACCGCTGCTCCCGAAACGTACATGCACACCGGATGGCTCGGGCGGTATCTCGACTCGGCCGGCTTACCCGATAAAAATTTGTTCAAGGGCGTCGCGATCTCGCAAGTGCTGCCGGAAGCGCTGGTATCGGAGCGCATAGACGTTCCGACGATCGCCAACCTCAATCACTACGGTTTGGTGTCCGATCAGGATCCCTATTCGCGCAATGCGTTTGCGCAGGATGCGCACGATCGCAGCCTACTCTTTCAATCGCCGTATCTCGGCCAGGTGATGCAGATCGAAGATCACGCGCAACGCGGTTCCGAAGAGTTGCCGCACCTGATCGGCGGCTACCGCACGCAGGCATCCTACCCGTCGTCGACGATTGGAAAGAGTCTCGCGCTGGCGGCACAGATCATCGGCAGCAACATCGGTACCCGAGTGCTCTACGTCTCGCACGGTTCGTTCGATACGCACGTGAACCAAGTCCAGACACAGAACAATCTGCTCGGCCAGCTGTCCGACGCGCTGTCGGCCTTCTACACCGACCTCGCAGCGCACGGGAACGACAAGCGCGTGCTCACCATGACGTTCTCAGAGTTCGGACGGCGCATTGAAGAGAACGGCGCGCGCGGTACCGATCACGGCGAAGCTTCACCGCTCTTCATGGTTGGCGGCGGAGTCAAGGGCGGAGTATACGGCTCCGATCCGGATCTCAACAACACCAACATGGGCAATGTCAAGTTCAGCACGGATTTCCGTAGCGTGTATGCAACGGTACTCGAGCGTTGGCTCGGACGCCCGTCGGCCCCCGTCCTGGGCGGTCAGTTCTCGAAGCTTCCGATCTTAGCCTAA
- a CDS encoding GNAT family N-acetyltransferase: MAFEITRPADTSVAQFFQCSERENLKTFYGFSVIWHEQSHDFAAIDAGETVGALTIRIAASLAHIERLFVQTANRRVGIGRGLLANAEDIANYYNCHKMTVLVPSGSAAQRFFEACGYHQEALLPQHTFKIDMSVLRKFLL, from the coding sequence TTGGCGTTTGAGATTACCCGGCCAGCCGATACATCGGTCGCGCAGTTTTTCCAGTGCAGCGAACGCGAGAATCTCAAGACGTTCTACGGCTTCTCGGTCATTTGGCACGAGCAGTCGCACGATTTCGCCGCGATCGACGCGGGCGAGACCGTCGGCGCCCTGACGATCCGGATCGCCGCCTCATTGGCGCACATCGAGCGTCTGTTCGTGCAAACGGCGAATCGGCGCGTAGGCATCGGTCGCGGATTATTGGCCAACGCCGAGGACATCGCGAACTACTACAACTGCCACAAGATGACGGTGCTCGTTCCGTCCGGCAGCGCAGCCCAGCGATTTTTCGAAGCCTGCGGATATCACCAGGAAGCGCTGCTGCCGCAGCATACGTTCAAGATCGATATGTCCGTACTCCGTAAATTTTTATTGTAA
- a CDS encoding DUF4097 family beta strand repeat-containing protein codes for MNRTPIVAMLVAVEILLVGIGVFALQGGHAFSAQRGGGWTAGPIAPIAAGGAPQIEVDDSDSRVDVAVSNDGLVHVADRSHADLMWGGHIQPLHVSRTAGGVSISRAHSDSFGAHIQIGFSDQRIEVDVPPGAHLKIVRCSGATLTGVRGGAEVHSQDGRITLTDVQGDALTAQSDDGSIHLDGVTAASLDAHSSDGRIVAKGLTLTGSAPHASLQTDDGSIDAGGSFPANGSYDVSTRDGSIRLALRRDADLTVDASTSDGRISVDGKNTAHGDGDGAHHTVRLGNGSGNLRASSDDGSINILTNGAV; via the coding sequence ATGAACCGCACCCCGATCGTCGCGATGCTGGTTGCAGTCGAAATACTGCTGGTCGGTATCGGAGTGTTTGCGCTTCAAGGCGGGCATGCATTTTCGGCGCAACGCGGCGGCGGTTGGACCGCCGGCCCGATCGCGCCCATCGCCGCCGGCGGCGCCCCACAGATCGAGGTCGACGACTCAGATTCTCGCGTTGACGTAGCGGTATCGAACGACGGCCTGGTGCACGTCGCGGACCGTTCGCACGCCGATCTCATGTGGGGCGGCCACATACAACCGCTGCACGTGAGCCGAACCGCCGGCGGCGTTTCGATCTCGCGAGCGCACTCCGATTCGTTCGGCGCACACATTCAGATTGGTTTTTCGGATCAACGTATCGAAGTCGACGTTCCGCCCGGCGCACATCTCAAGATCGTACGCTGCTCGGGCGCAACGCTGACCGGCGTTCGCGGCGGTGCCGAAGTGCATTCGCAAGACGGACGCATCACGCTGACCGACGTTCAGGGCGACGCACTGACGGCGCAATCGGATGACGGAAGCATCCATCTCGACGGCGTGACGGCGGCTTCGCTGGACGCACACTCGAGCGACGGACGCATCGTCGCTAAAGGTTTGACACTCACGGGCTCGGCGCCGCACGCGTCGCTGCAAACGGACGACGGTTCGATCGACGCCGGCGGTTCGTTCCCCGCAAATGGTTCATACGACGTCTCGACGAGAGACGGCTCGATTCGGCTCGCGCTCCGGCGCGACGCCGACCTCACGGTCGACGCATCAACTAGCGACGGACGCATCTCCGTAGACGGAAAGAATACCGCCCACGGCGATGGCGACGGCGCACATCACACGGTCCGCCTCGGGAACGGCTCGGGAAATCTCCGGGCATCGAGCGACGACGGATCGATTAACATTCTTACAAACGGAGCGGTCTAA
- a CDS encoding response regulator transcription factor — MEKPADRQPYKILVIEDDAAISRVLQLELEHERYDVDVARDGLSGLEKALKEPDLVILDLMIPRMDGMEVCRRIRAKSKVPIIMLTAKDRVPDRIAGLDVGADDYVTKPFSTPELLARVRARLRERSPQSNVIEYRDVVMDRDRHEVHRGDQPIALTAKEYALLEYLLLHRNKVHTRDELFNGVWGSDFLGDSNLIDVYVRYLRGKIDDGFDDKLITTVRGVGYTIKD; from the coding sequence ATGGAGAAACCCGCGGACCGTCAGCCATATAAGATTCTCGTCATCGAGGACGACGCGGCCATCAGCCGCGTGCTGCAGCTCGAGCTCGAGCACGAGCGGTACGACGTGGATGTCGCTCGCGACGGGCTCAGCGGTCTAGAAAAGGCCCTCAAAGAGCCCGACCTCGTTATCCTCGATTTGATGATTCCGCGCATGGACGGCATGGAAGTGTGCCGCCGCATTCGCGCCAAGAGCAAAGTCCCGATCATCATGCTCACGGCCAAAGACCGCGTTCCCGACCGGATCGCCGGCCTGGACGTCGGCGCCGACGACTACGTCACCAAACCGTTCTCGACGCCCGAATTGTTAGCACGCGTTCGCGCGCGGCTGCGCGAGCGTTCGCCGCAATCGAACGTGATCGAGTATCGCGACGTGGTGATGGATCGCGATCGCCACGAAGTGCATCGCGGCGACCAGCCGATCGCTCTGACCGCCAAAGAGTACGCGCTGCTCGAGTACTTGCTGCTGCATCGCAACAAAGTACACACGCGCGACGAACTGTTCAACGGAGTGTGGGGCAGCGACTTTCTCGGCGACTCAAACTTGATCGACGTGTACGTGCGGTATCTGCGCGGCAAGATCGACGATGGGTTCGACGACAAACTGATCACGACCGTACGCGGCGTCGGTTACACGATCAAGGACTGA
- a CDS encoding sigma-70 family RNA polymerase sigma factor has protein sequence MTNSPADGELVTMTLHGHPEAFATLVERYDRAVYHLAYRTLQNVEDARDATQEAFFKAFRSLRTFKPGAKFSTWIFAIVYHASCDRLDRRKRFSNEEMPERADATPGPEQQAIDLDQARRLRTAIDQLPEKYRTVITLYHLQGRQYDEIAEVLGLPMGTVKTHLFRAKEQLRRLLGNTEVTES, from the coding sequence ATGACGAACTCACCGGCCGACGGGGAATTGGTTACGATGACCCTCCACGGACACCCCGAAGCGTTCGCCACGTTGGTGGAGCGCTACGATCGGGCCGTGTATCATCTGGCGTATCGCACCTTACAAAATGTTGAAGATGCACGGGATGCTACCCAGGAGGCATTTTTCAAGGCCTTTCGCAGCTTGCGGACGTTCAAGCCGGGCGCGAAATTCTCGACCTGGATCTTTGCCATCGTCTACCATGCGAGCTGCGACCGCCTGGACCGTCGAAAGCGATTCAGTAACGAGGAAATGCCGGAGCGGGCGGACGCAACGCCAGGGCCGGAACAACAGGCAATCGATCTCGACCAAGCACGCCGGCTGCGAACCGCAATCGACCAGCTACCCGAGAAATACAGGACGGTGATTACGTTGTATCATTTACAAGGACGCCAGTACGACGAGATCGCCGAGGTATTGGGGCTGCCGATGGGTACGGTAAAGACACACTTATTCAGGGCGAAGGAGCAGCTACGCAGGCTTCTTGGGAACACGGAGGTAACGGAATCATGA
- a CDS encoding carboxyl transferase domain-containing protein: MQYSTRLQVGAGVAATSNRRFTKLAGVVWQRRNEAAKRRTAWPMAVLESRLARDESFDRNFERMSASVTELRARLAAVRAGGGEESVAKHRSRGKLPARERIDRLVDPGSEFLEFSALAAGGMYSDDSPSAGIITGIGIVEGVHCVIVANDATVKGGTYYPMTVKKHLRAQEVAEQNHLPCIYLVDSGGAFLPLQSDVFPDREHFGRIFYNQARMSSKRIAQIAAVMGSCTAGGAYVPAMSDETVIVKGNGTIFLGGPPLVKAATGEEVSAEDLGGADVHTRVSGVADHFANDDNQALAMVREIVRNLHLELPQQWDRVEPVDPAFDPRELYGVIPSDSRVGYDVHEIIARLVDASEFHEFKARYGTTLVCGFARIDGHPVGILANNGILFSESALKGAHFIELCAQRGTPLLFLQNITGFMVGREYENRGIAKDGAKLVMAVACAEVPKFTVVIGGSFGAGNYGMCGRAYSPRQLWMWPNARISVMGGPQAASVLSTVRGGMTAEEKAAFEAPILEKYEREGSPYYSTARMWDDGIIDPLDTRRVLAIGLDAAAHAPQPRTQFGIFRM; encoded by the coding sequence GTGCAGTATAGCACTCGGCTTCAGGTTGGAGCCGGTGTGGCAGCGACATCTAACCGGCGCTTCACGAAGCTCGCCGGGGTCGTATGGCAGCGCCGGAACGAGGCGGCCAAGCGCCGAACGGCCTGGCCGATGGCCGTCTTGGAATCGCGTCTCGCGCGCGACGAATCGTTCGATCGCAATTTCGAGCGCATGAGCGCTTCGGTAACCGAGCTGCGCGCGCGGCTGGCCGCGGTGCGCGCCGGCGGCGGTGAGGAGTCGGTCGCCAAGCATCGATCGCGCGGCAAGCTGCCGGCTCGCGAACGGATCGACCGGCTGGTCGACCCCGGCTCCGAGTTTTTGGAATTTTCGGCGCTGGCCGCCGGCGGCATGTATTCCGACGACTCTCCGTCGGCCGGCATCATCACCGGCATCGGTATCGTTGAAGGCGTGCATTGCGTCATCGTCGCGAACGACGCCACCGTTAAGGGCGGTACGTACTACCCGATGACGGTCAAGAAGCATTTGCGCGCGCAAGAAGTCGCCGAGCAGAATCACTTGCCGTGCATTTATTTGGTCGATTCGGGCGGAGCGTTCTTGCCGTTGCAATCCGACGTATTTCCGGATCGCGAACATTTCGGCCGCATCTTTTACAATCAAGCGCGCATGTCAAGCAAACGTATCGCGCAGATCGCTGCCGTGATGGGTTCGTGCACGGCCGGCGGTGCGTACGTTCCCGCGATGAGCGACGAAACCGTGATCGTGAAGGGTAACGGAACGATCTTCTTAGGCGGTCCGCCGTTGGTGAAGGCTGCCACGGGTGAGGAAGTTTCGGCCGAAGATTTGGGCGGTGCCGACGTGCACACCCGCGTTTCCGGTGTGGCCGACCATTTCGCCAACGACGACAATCAAGCGCTGGCGATGGTGCGTGAGATCGTGCGCAATCTGCATCTGGAGCTCCCGCAGCAATGGGATCGCGTCGAGCCGGTGGATCCGGCATTCGATCCGCGCGAGTTGTATGGCGTTATCCCTTCGGATAGTCGAGTCGGTTACGACGTACACGAAATTATCGCGCGGCTGGTCGACGCATCGGAGTTTCACGAGTTCAAGGCGCGGTACGGCACGACGCTTGTGTGTGGGTTCGCGCGGATCGACGGACATCCGGTTGGGATTTTGGCCAATAACGGCATTTTGTTTAGCGAGAGTGCTCTCAAGGGGGCGCATTTTATCGAGTTGTGCGCGCAGCGCGGCACACCGCTGTTGTTCTTGCAGAATATTACCGGGTTCATGGTCGGACGCGAGTACGAGAATCGCGGCATCGCCAAAGACGGCGCGAAATTGGTGATGGCCGTCGCGTGTGCTGAGGTGCCGAAGTTTACGGTCGTGATCGGCGGCAGTTTCGGAGCCGGCAACTACGGCATGTGCGGACGCGCCTACTCGCCGCGCCAGCTCTGGATGTGGCCCAACGCGCGCATCAGCGTGATGGGTGGGCCGCAAGCTGCGAGCGTTTTGTCGACCGTTCGCGGCGGCATGACTGCTGAAGAGAAGGCGGCGTTCGAAGCGCCGATCTTAGAGAAATACGAACGCGAAGGCTCGCCGTATTATTCGACGGCCCGCATGTGGGACGACGGGATCATCGATCCTTTGGATACACGGCGCGTTCTGGCGATTGGTTTAGATGCCGCGGCGCATGCGCCGCAGCCGCGGACGCAATTCGGCATATTCCGGATGTAG
- a CDS encoding HAMP domain-containing sensor histidine kinase, translating to MSLKWRIALSYAALLIVVLAATSGIIAWRFQGILYDQSMANVSATMRAIVQSAAQSNPFSVQGSSPASLQFLFTSSNLANWSSPSSFVQVDSAAGYPLAKTANLGDASIPPNASLSAKRQTDYRNVTVDGRPFLVEDRYLREGDSSAIVHVAEPLDALNQTFARARDAIALVLVCAALAVVLFSIGLAAQITTPLNELSDAMRQIGFDRLTRRLRWTQRRDEIGRLATSFDDLLQRLSEAFARERQFISDASHELKTPLTSINSNAQMLLRWGDRNPEVLRDSLETIASESATLADMVNGMLTLAKADRGDDVPKEPVSLAQVASEVTKHAQPRAEEKHLALDFRYDGTPTVLGDPGLLRQLVSNLVDNALKFTEQGGVDVHVSSEGPNAFVEVADSGPGVPEEELPLVFDRFYRADKARSRAVPGTGLGLAIVRSIARVHDGEVTVGRSERGGALFRVRLPMLAIPFTGPS from the coding sequence GTGTCACTAAAATGGCGCATCGCGTTGTCGTATGCGGCCCTGTTGATCGTCGTGCTGGCGGCCACCAGCGGCATCATCGCGTGGCGCTTTCAAGGCATTCTCTACGATCAGTCGATGGCCAATGTATCGGCCACGATGCGCGCGATCGTGCAATCGGCCGCGCAGTCGAATCCGTTTTCGGTGCAGGGCAGCTCGCCGGCCAGCCTGCAATTTCTCTTTACCAGTAGCAATCTAGCTAACTGGAGCTCGCCCAGCAGCTTCGTGCAAGTCGACTCCGCGGCCGGCTATCCGCTCGCGAAAACGGCGAATCTCGGCGATGCCAGCATTCCGCCCAATGCGTCGCTCTCCGCCAAACGTCAAACCGACTATCGCAACGTCACCGTCGATGGGCGTCCGTTTCTCGTCGAGGACCGGTATTTACGCGAGGGCGATAGTTCGGCAATCGTGCACGTCGCCGAACCGCTCGATGCGCTGAATCAAACGTTCGCTCGGGCGCGCGACGCCATCGCGTTGGTCCTGGTATGCGCCGCGCTGGCGGTCGTGCTGTTTTCGATCGGTTTGGCCGCGCAGATTACGACGCCGCTGAACGAGCTGTCGGACGCAATGCGGCAGATCGGTTTCGACCGGCTAACGCGACGTCTTCGCTGGACGCAGCGCCGCGACGAGATCGGTCGCTTGGCGACGAGCTTCGACGATTTACTGCAGCGCCTATCCGAAGCGTTCGCCCGCGAGCGCCAGTTCATCTCGGATGCATCGCACGAACTCAAGACGCCACTGACGTCGATCAATTCGAACGCTCAGATGCTGCTGCGCTGGGGTGACCGCAATCCCGAAGTGTTGCGCGACAGCCTCGAGACGATCGCGAGCGAAAGTGCCACGCTGGCCGACATGGTGAACGGCATGCTGACGCTGGCCAAGGCCGACCGCGGCGACGACGTTCCCAAGGAGCCGGTGTCGTTGGCGCAGGTCGCCAGCGAGGTGACCAAGCACGCGCAGCCCCGAGCCGAGGAAAAGCACCTCGCCCTCGATTTCCGTTACGACGGAACGCCGACCGTGCTGGGGGATCCCGGCTTGTTACGCCAGCTCGTCTCGAACCTCGTCGACAACGCCCTCAAGTTCACCGAGCAAGGCGGGGTGGACGTCCACGTGAGCAGCGAGGGTCCGAACGCCTTCGTCGAGGTTGCCGACAGTGGCCCGGGCGTGCCCGAAGAGGAGCTGCCCCTGGTTTTCGACCGCTTCTACCGCGCCGATAAGGCCCGCTCGCGCGCCGTACCGGGCACCGGCCTGGGGCTCGCCATCGTTCGTTCGATCGCCCGAGTGCACGATGGAGAGGTGACGGTCGGCCGTTCCGAGCGCGGCGGCGCCCTTTTTCGGGTGCGCTTGCCCATGCTGGCCATACCGTTCACCGGCCCTTCATGA
- a CDS encoding MBL fold metallo-hydrolase, giving the protein MQPMERIAGRSSILFLGSGGARFVVARQLRSSAGMWIRFGDTQIHVDPGPGALVRALSHVPPCNPRELEAIVLSHKHLDHSGDVNALIEAMTSGGFRRRGQILAPADAFEHGAVVLAYSQRYAGTVVRLEPSSGPYAIGDVELRTSMPHLHAVQTYGMHFTYGGLRVAYLPCGRFFTGLAEDYAQHKPDVLVINVLRYRDDAKVDHLTFDGARSIVEAVRPRVAIMQHFGTKMLEAQPRHLAQELEDELGLRVIAAHDGLTVDLDTEVAAVGV; this is encoded by the coding sequence ATGCAACCGATGGAACGCATCGCCGGCCGTTCCTCCATTCTCTTTCTCGGCAGCGGTGGTGCGCGCTTCGTCGTTGCACGGCAACTGCGTTCGTCGGCCGGAATGTGGATACGGTTTGGCGACACGCAAATCCACGTCGATCCCGGTCCAGGCGCCTTAGTACGGGCGCTCTCGCACGTTCCACCGTGCAATCCGCGCGAACTCGAAGCGATCGTTCTTTCGCACAAACATCTCGACCACTCCGGCGATGTCAACGCGCTGATCGAAGCCATGACGTCGGGCGGTTTTCGCCGTCGCGGACAAATTCTGGCGCCGGCCGATGCCTTCGAACACGGCGCCGTCGTGCTTGCGTACTCGCAACGGTATGCCGGAACGGTCGTGCGCCTCGAACCATCTTCCGGGCCATACGCGATTGGTGATGTCGAACTGCGTACGTCGATGCCGCATCTGCACGCGGTGCAGACGTACGGCATGCATTTCACGTACGGCGGCTTGCGCGTCGCGTACCTACCGTGCGGCCGCTTCTTCACCGGCCTCGCCGAAGACTACGCACAGCACAAACCCGACGTGCTGGTCATTAACGTTCTTCGCTACCGCGATGACGCCAAGGTCGACCATCTCACGTTCGATGGTGCGCGATCGATTGTCGAAGCCGTTCGTCCAAGGGTCGCGATCATGCAGCATTTCGGAACGAAGATGCTCGAAGCGCAGCCGCGTCATTTGGCCCAAGAGTTGGAAGACGAACTGGGGCTGCGCGTGATCGCCGCCCACGACGGCTTGACTGTCGATCTCGACACCGAGGTTGCCGCGGTTGGCGTTTGA
- a CDS encoding DUF1800 domain-containing protein: MAIAQTTADFGGMNRPQGRLDATTALLPFEGPLTERSAAHLLRRAAFGGTPEEVARYAAMSPAAAVDSLVRYPQLRVDPPSDLYSPTSQLEQYGPGGLRSLGIMQRKDLNKDIRRQEHGSTLSMQVWWLNRMLASPAPLQEKMTLYYHGHFTSTVIRKGISPAMMFDQQQLFRQYALGNLRDLTKAVAKDPAMLRYLDNARNSVSENNENFARELMELFTLGVDHYTEEDVRNSARAWTGWKVNKITEQASFDPAAHDNGSKTFLGQTGNFDGDDIVNIIFSQQQCARFFATSLLNNFVYNDPEPELVDSLAAVIRKNDYNLEPVMATLLRSRVFFSPRAYRALVKSPVEFVVGAYRTLGIDKLDGTVLPILRETGQMLFYPPNVAGWPGGANWITSATMIARQNFLKRIANSQTLEQSTWLKSIPMHPTTVAQTLSSGILQGDVAPASMHQIDSYLAGAGSAALAALTIENYDERVSGATFLAMATPAYQLN, translated from the coding sequence ATGGCAATCGCGCAAACGACCGCCGATTTTGGCGGCATGAATCGTCCGCAAGGGCGTTTGGACGCGACCACCGCTCTGCTGCCGTTCGAAGGGCCGCTGACGGAGCGTTCGGCCGCACATTTACTGCGGCGCGCCGCCTTTGGCGGAACGCCCGAAGAAGTCGCCCGCTATGCAGCGATGAGCCCGGCCGCGGCCGTCGATTCGCTCGTTCGCTATCCGCAGTTGCGTGTCGACCCGCCGAGCGATCTCTACAGTCCGACTTCCCAGCTAGAACAATACGGACCGGGCGGCTTGCGTTCGCTCGGCATCATGCAGCGCAAGGACCTCAACAAAGACATCCGGCGCCAAGAGCACGGATCGACGCTGTCGATGCAGGTCTGGTGGCTCAACCGCATGCTCGCATCGCCGGCGCCGCTGCAAGAGAAGATGACCCTGTACTATCACGGTCACTTCACCTCGACCGTCATTCGCAAGGGCATTTCGCCCGCGATGATGTTCGATCAGCAGCAACTGTTTCGGCAATATGCGCTCGGCAATCTTCGCGATCTCACCAAGGCCGTGGCCAAAGATCCGGCGATGCTCAGATATCTCGACAACGCTCGCAACTCGGTTTCGGAAAATAACGAAAACTTCGCGCGCGAGTTGATGGAACTGTTCACGCTTGGGGTCGACCACTATACAGAAGAGGACGTGCGCAACTCGGCGCGCGCTTGGACCGGCTGGAAGGTCAATAAAATTACCGAACAAGCGTCCTTCGATCCGGCCGCACATGACAACGGTTCCAAAACGTTCCTCGGGCAGACCGGCAACTTCGACGGCGACGACATCGTCAACATCATTTTCTCGCAGCAGCAGTGCGCGCGATTCTTCGCGACTAGCCTGCTCAATAATTTCGTCTACAACGACCCCGAGCCGGAGCTGGTCGACAGTCTCGCGGCCGTCATTCGCAAGAACGACTATAATCTCGAGCCGGTCATGGCGACGTTGCTGCGTAGCCGCGTGTTCTTCTCGCCGCGCGCCTATCGCGCATTGGTGAAGAGCCCGGTCGAGTTCGTGGTCGGCGCCTATCGGACACTCGGCATCGACAAGCTCGACGGTACCGTACTGCCGATTCTTCGCGAAACCGGACAGATGCTGTTCTATCCGCCCAACGTCGCCGGTTGGCCGGGCGGTGCGAACTGGATCACGAGTGCCACGATGATCGCGCGTCAAAACTTCCTCAAACGCATCGCCAACTCGCAGACCCTCGAACAATCGACGTGGCTGAAATCGATTCCGATGCACCCCACGACGGTGGCGCAAACCCTCTCTTCGGGAATCTTGCAAGGCGACGTCGCGCCCGCCTCGATGCATCAAATCGATTCGTATCTCGCCGGTGCGGGATCGGCGGCGCTGGCGGCGCTGACGATCGAAAACTACGACGAACGCGTGAGCGGCGCGACCTTTTTAGCTATGGCAACGCCCGCCTACCAACTCAACTGA
- a CDS encoding DUF4097 family beta strand repeat-containing protein: MSNRRPARWGQMFAFAVLCWAAVPAAAALADQSVSVGPNPVLNVQLDSGTLNVQTWDRPDVSVQTQGTVNVRHVPASAVDPNLSHQYTAWSQNVSTSHGNVTLPEESFVMPQLQGSTHDAVVAQGHGNTTIMVPRGTALVTAHVGTGQYNLRNYNGAFIAHVDNGGITMNHVHGSGYAEAVDGQVRANNSTFDRLRVRTATGNMLFRGCTSHQIEASSQYGSIVYDNGSFQAGLARFESVHGNVALGVRGSAQIGAHSGSGHIVSSFHDGTQVHNGTNMTQATVRGGGPVVTADSKNGSVYLYNGSARNHPRVQAELRSTQTLPGLPRPVQQASARAYAPARAFAPANVAPRYAQPAPRYATPQYPQRYPQQVQQRYPQQPPPARYQQPQPQPRSSQPRNAQPPAPTYQQQQGGRKGAAPPQNSQGDARPHQRDSHQPPRFHRIG, from the coding sequence GTGTCCAACCGCCGCCCCGCGCGCTGGGGCCAGATGTTCGCGTTCGCAGTTCTCTGCTGGGCCGCCGTGCCCGCGGCGGCTGCATTGGCCGACCAGTCCGTCTCGGTGGGACCCAATCCGGTTCTGAACGTCCAACTCGACAGCGGCACGTTGAACGTGCAAACCTGGGACCGGCCCGACGTGAGCGTGCAGACCCAAGGAACGGTGAACGTGCGACACGTGCCCGCATCGGCGGTCGATCCGAATTTGTCGCATCAGTACACCGCCTGGTCGCAGAACGTCTCGACATCACACGGCAACGTGACGCTTCCCGAAGAGTCGTTCGTGATGCCGCAACTGCAAGGTTCGACGCACGACGCCGTCGTCGCGCAAGGGCACGGTAACACAACCATCATGGTGCCCCGCGGCACCGCATTGGTGACGGCGCACGTGGGAACCGGACAGTACAATCTCCGCAACTACAACGGCGCGTTCATCGCACACGTCGATAACGGCGGCATCACGATGAATCACGTGCACGGCAGCGGCTACGCCGAAGCGGTCGACGGCCAGGTACGCGCTAACAACTCGACCTTCGATCGTTTGCGCGTGCGTACGGCCACCGGCAACATGCTGTTTCGCGGCTGCACGTCGCATCAGATCGAGGCCAGCAGCCAATACGGCTCGATCGTATACGACAACGGATCGTTTCAGGCGGGCTTAGCACGGTTCGAATCGGTGCACGGCAACGTGGCGCTGGGCGTTCGCGGAAGCGCGCAAATCGGCGCACACAGCGGTTCGGGACACATCGTGTCGAGCTTTCACGACGGCACGCAAGTGCATAACGGCACGAACATGACGCAAGCCACCGTGCGCGGCGGCGGTCCTGTCGTTACCGCCGACAGCAAGAACGGCTCGGTATACCTCTACAACGGATCGGCGCGCAACCACCCGCGCGTACAAGCCGAACTGCGCAGTACTCAGACGCTCCCGGGATTGCCGCGACCGGTGCAACAGGCTTCGGCCCGCGCCTATGCACCGGCTCGTGCGTTCGCTCCGGCGAACGTCGCGCCGCGGTACGCTCAGCCGGCTCCGCGCTACGCGACGCCGCAGTATCCGCAGCGCTACCCGCAACAAGTGCAGCAGCGCTACCCGCAACAGCCGCCGCCGGCTCGCTATCAACAACCGCAGCCGCAGCCGCGCTCTTCCCAGCCGCGCAACGCACAACCGCCGGCGCCTACCTATCAACAGCAGCAGGGTGGACGCAAAGGCGCGGCACCGCCCCAGAATTCACAGGGCGACGCGCGCCCGCACCAGCGCGACAGTCATCAGCCGCCGCGGTTCCACAGGATCGGCTAA